Proteins encoded by one window of Clostridium cagae:
- a CDS encoding exodeoxyribonuclease III has protein sequence MKKLISWNVNGLRACVKKGFIDILKESNADIFCVQESKLQEGQIDLNLEGYYDYWNYAEKKGYSGTAVFSKEKPLNISLGIGIEEHDKEGRVLTLEFEEFYLVNVYTPNSQQKLARIDYRMAWENDFRSYLNELNKAKPVIVCGDLNVAHKEIDLKNPKNNRNNAGFSDEEREKFGELLKSGFIDTYRYFYPDKEGAYSWWSYRFNARANNAGWRIDYFLVSKDFEDRLVDAKIHTQIEGSDHCPVELIIK, from the coding sequence ATGAAAAAATTAATTTCATGGAATGTAAATGGGTTAAGAGCTTGTGTAAAAAAAGGATTTATAGATATCTTGAAAGAAAGTAATGCAGATATATTTTGTGTTCAAGAAAGTAAATTACAAGAAGGCCAAATAGACTTAAATTTAGAGGGATATTATGATTATTGGAATTATGCTGAAAAAAAAGGATACTCAGGAACTGCTGTTTTTTCTAAAGAAAAGCCTTTAAACATTTCATTAGGAATAGGAATTGAGGAACATGATAAAGAAGGCAGAGTTCTAACATTAGAATTTGAAGAATTTTATTTAGTTAATGTGTATACTCCTAATTCACAACAAAAATTAGCTAGAATAGATTATAGAATGGCTTGGGAAAATGATTTCAGAAGCTATTTAAATGAATTAAATAAAGCTAAACCTGTTATAGTGTGTGGAGATTTAAATGTTGCTCATAAAGAAATAGATTTAAAAAATCCTAAGAACAATAGAAATAATGCCGGATTTAGTGATGAGGAAAGAGAAAAGTTTGGTGAACTTTTAAAATCAGGTTTTATAGATACATATAGATACTTTTATCCAGATAAAGAAGGTGCATATTCTTGGTGGTCTTATAGATTTAATGCTAGAGCTAACAATGCAGGATGGAGAATAGATTATTTTTTAGTTTCTAAAGATTTTGAAGATAGGTTGGTAGATGCTAAAATACATACACAAATTGAAGGTTCTGATCATTGTCCAGTTGAATTAATAATAAAATAA
- a CDS encoding alpha/beta fold hydrolase, which translates to MNLLNYKRNINYKVLLFLLMFTLNIIFGANQIAYADENEKTAINNLVIEEDDYEESMKGTVEPYIASKRVEGYFKVNDDINLYYQKYKVENSKGTIVISHGFTETLEKYKEVIYYFLNKGYSVYGIEHRGHGRSGSLGVVDESQIHIEDFNLYISDFKAFIDDIVKPEIGDEKLFLFAHSMGGAIGTKFLEEYPGYFDAAILSAPMLEIDTGSVPSFIAKSISWIYTTLPFGYKYAPTQKPYSNEYSLENSCTNSEPRYKYYYDIQSNNKEFQRGGSSFSWLKSSLDITEEITKKENASKVEIPVLLFQAEKDTYVKPKGQNEFSQYAPKCKLVLMAGSKHEIYREKDGILKAYLNQIFDFYNDNLLDN; encoded by the coding sequence ATGAATTTGTTAAATTATAAAAGAAATATAAATTATAAGGTATTATTATTTTTATTAATGTTTACTCTAAATATAATATTTGGAGCAAATCAAATTGCTTATGCTGATGAAAATGAAAAAACAGCAATTAATAATCTAGTAATAGAAGAAGATGATTATGAGGAGTCTATGAAAGGAACAGTAGAACCTTATATTGCAAGTAAAAGAGTAGAAGGATATTTTAAAGTAAACGATGATATTAATCTTTATTATCAAAAATATAAAGTTGAGAATTCTAAGGGTACTATTGTAATTAGCCATGGATTCACTGAAACATTAGAAAAATATAAAGAAGTGATTTATTATTTTTTAAATAAAGGATACTCTGTTTATGGAATTGAACATAGAGGGCATGGACGTTCGGGTTCATTGGGAGTAGTTGATGAAAGTCAAATTCATATAGAAGATTTTAATTTATATATTTCGGATTTTAAAGCGTTTATAGATGATATTGTTAAACCCGAAATTGGTGATGAAAAATTATTCTTATTTGCACATTCTATGGGTGGTGCAATTGGAACTAAATTTTTAGAAGAATATCCAGGATATTTTGATGCCGCTATTTTAAGTGCACCAATGCTTGAGATTGACACTGGGAGTGTTCCTAGCTTTATAGCAAAATCTATATCTTGGATATATACAACATTACCATTTGGTTATAAATATGCGCCTACACAAAAACCATATAGTAATGAATATAGTTTAGAGAATTCTTGTACAAACTCTGAACCAAGATACAAGTATTATTATGATATACAATCCAATAACAAGGAGTTTCAAAGAGGTGGATCTTCTTTTAGTTGGTTAAAATCATCTTTAGATATAACAGAAGAAATTACTAAAAAAGAAAATGCTTCAAAAGTAGAAATCCCAGTACTGTTATTTCAAGCAGAAAAGGATACCTATGTAAAACCAAAAGGACAAAATGAATTTTCTCAGTATGCACCTAAGTGTAAGCTTGTATTAATGGCTGGTTCTAAACATGAAATATATAGAGAAAAAGATGGAATATTGAAAGCATATTTAAATCAAATATTTGATTTTTATAATGATAATTTATTGGATAATTAA
- a CDS encoding elongation factor G translates to MKKTIGILAHVDAGKTTFAEQILYHTKSIRKLGRVDHKNSFLDKHDIEKQRGITVFSEQALFKYNDNEYYLIDTPGHIDFSTEMERALEIMDYAILIISGVDGIQAHTETVWELLRKNDIPTFFFINKIDREIANIENVINDIKVKLTSNLCLIDRTLSNKKMETELIEFIAERDEKLLEVYLDSGYDEALWINYMKRQIKEGKVFPCLSGSALLDMNIDDFIEKLDLLTYTNYEENDEKFKGKVYKIRYDEKGSKVTYIKALSGCLKVKDSLLYTENEIEFNEKINQIRIYNGDKFTLEDTAYAGDVFGVTGLTKFKIGHGIGETNLKTNYNIVPTLKSKVIFNESVNTKEMLSYFKILEEEDPGLNVLWDENLQEINIHIMGKIQLEVLKEVVKERFKLNIEFGDCEVLYKETIGNKVNGYGHFEPLRHYAEVYLQLEPGERNSGITFESKCHVDNLNIGYQRLIQSHIFEKEHKGILTGSKICDLKIILLNGRSHLKHTSGGDFREATYRAIRQGLEQGNNILLEPYYKLKITVENEYVGRVLSDIQRLSGSFNEQETLENKTIIFGRGPVATFMNYSMELISFTKGKGIIALSFDGYDECHNSNAVIEKIKYKKEGDREYTSSSVFCSKGQGYVVKWDKVEEHMHCLQ, encoded by the coding sequence ATGAAAAAAACAATAGGCATATTAGCTCATGTAGATGCAGGAAAAACAACTTTTGCTGAGCAGATACTTTATCATACAAAGAGTATAAGAAAATTAGGAAGAGTAGATCATAAAAATTCATTTTTAGATAAACATGATATAGAAAAACAAAGAGGTATTACTGTATTTTCTGAGCAAGCTTTATTTAAGTATAATGATAATGAATATTATCTTATAGATACTCCAGGGCATATAGATTTCTCAACAGAAATGGAAAGAGCACTAGAAATAATGGACTATGCAATACTTATAATAAGTGGAGTAGATGGAATTCAGGCTCATACTGAAACTGTATGGGAGCTCTTAAGAAAAAATGATATACCAACATTCTTTTTTATAAATAAAATTGACAGAGAAATTGCAAACATAGAAAATGTAATAAATGATATTAAGGTTAAATTAACCAGTAATTTATGCTTAATTGATAGAACTTTGAGTAATAAAAAAATGGAAACCGAATTAATAGAATTTATTGCAGAAAGAGATGAAAAATTATTAGAAGTATATTTAGATAGTGGCTATGATGAAGCTTTATGGATAAATTATATGAAGAGACAAATAAAAGAGGGGAAAGTCTTTCCTTGTTTAAGTGGCTCAGCATTGTTAGACATGAATATAGATGATTTCATAGAAAAATTAGATTTATTAACTTATACAAATTATGAAGAAAACGATGAAAAATTCAAGGGTAAGGTATACAAAATACGTTATGATGAAAAAGGAAGTAAAGTAACTTATATAAAAGCTCTAAGTGGATGCTTAAAAGTAAAAGATAGTTTACTTTATACAGAAAATGAAATAGAATTTAATGAAAAAATAAATCAAATAAGAATATATAATGGTGATAAATTTACATTAGAAGACACTGCATATGCTGGAGATGTATTTGGTGTTACTGGATTAACTAAGTTTAAAATAGGTCATGGTATTGGAGAAACAAATTTAAAAACTAATTATAATATAGTGCCTACATTAAAATCGAAAGTTATATTTAATGAATCAGTTAATACTAAAGAAATGCTTTCATATTTTAAAATTTTGGAAGAAGAGGATCCAGGACTAAATGTATTATGGGATGAGAACTTACAAGAAATAAACATACATATTATGGGAAAAATACAGCTAGAAGTTTTAAAGGAAGTAGTCAAAGAAAGATTTAAGCTTAATATTGAATTTGGAGATTGTGAAGTTTTATACAAAGAGACAATAGGAAATAAAGTTAATGGATATGGACATTTTGAACCTTTAAGACATTATGCTGAAGTATATTTGCAACTAGAACCTGGAGAAAGAAATAGTGGAATAACATTTGAAAGTAAATGTCATGTTGATAATTTAAACATAGGTTATCAAAGATTAATTCAATCTCATATTTTTGAAAAAGAACATAAAGGAATTTTAACGGGTTCTAAAATATGTGATTTGAAAATAATATTGCTTAATGGGAGGTCTCATTTGAAACACACAAGTGGCGGTGATTTTAGAGAAGCAACATATAGAGCAATCAGACAAGGATTAGAGCAAGGAAATAACATTTTATTAGAACCTTATTATAAATTAAAAATAACAGTGGAAAATGAGTATGTTGGAAGAGTTTTATCAGATATTCAAAGACTATCAGGAAGTTTTAATGAACAAGAAACTTTAGAAAATAAAACAATAATTTTTGGAAGAGGTCCTGTAGCAACTTTTATGAATTATAGTATGGAATTAATATCTTTTACTAAAGGAAAAGGTATTATTGCTTTGAGTTTTGATGGATATGATGAATGCCATAATAGCAATGCAGTTATAGAGAAAATAAAATATAAAAAAGAAGGAGATAGAGAATATACTTCAAGTTCAGTATTTTGTTCTAAAGGTCAGGGTTATGTGGTAAAGTGGGATAAGGTTGAAGAACATATGCACTGCTTGCAGTAA
- a CDS encoding TIGR04540 family protein encodes MRSVYKNPSELATCLKDFVDTYLEGLLTYEKMEGKISKILVANNVYKNGFVSVKLSNVLGEERMEIIDKIYKDMQTI; translated from the coding sequence ATGAGAAGTGTTTATAAGAATCCATCAGAATTAGCAACATGTTTAAAAGATTTTGTTGATACATACTTAGAGGGTTTACTAACTTATGAGAAAATGGAAGGTAAAATATCTAAGATATTGGTAGCAAATAATGTATATAAGAATGGATTTGTATCTGTTAAGTTATCAAATGTCCTTGGAGAAGAAAGAATGGAAATTATCGATAAGATATATAAAGATATGCAAACAATTTAA